TTCCGTGAGGACGTCGTGCGCGTCGCTCAGAACCGCGAGCCCGGTGTTCCGTTGCGTCAGATCGCGGCCGACTTCGGGATCAGCGAGACCTGTCTGCAGAACTGGGTCCGCCAGGCCGCGATCGAAGTCAGCGCGAGGCCTGGCGCGACCAAGGCCGAAGCGGACGAGGCGCGTGCGCTGCGCAAGCGCGTGCGGCTGCTGGAGCAGGAGAACGAGGTGCTGCGCCGCGCGGCCGCGTACTTCGCACAGGCGCATCTGCCGGGAAAATGACCTACCCGCTCGTGAGAGAGCTCGCCGCCGACGGGGTCCCCGTTGCGGTGACGTGCCGGGTGCTGAAGCTCTCCCGCCAGCCCTACTACCGCTGGCTCGCCAACCCCGTCACGGCCGCTGACCTGGTGGAGGCGTATCGTGCGGACGCGCTGTTCGACGCTCACCGCGACGATCCCGAGTTCGGACATCGTCTGCTGGCCGATGAGGCCCGAGACGCTGGGGAGCCGATGGCCGACCGGACGGCGTGGCGGATCGCGTCACGGCACGGCTGGTGGTCGGCGTTCGGCAAGCGCAAGGCGCGCGGGAACGGCAAGAAGGCCGGCCCGCCCGTCCACGACGATCTCGTGCAGCGCGAGTTCGTTGCCGATGCTCCTAACCGGCTCTGGTTGACCGACATCACCGAGCACTGCACCGCTGAGGGCAAGCTCTACCTCTGCGCGGTCAAGGACGTGTTCAGCAACAAGATCGTCGGCTACTCGATCGACTCGCGGATGA
Above is a window of Agrococcus sp. ARC_14 DNA encoding:
- a CDS encoding IS3 family transposase (programmed frameshift), coding for FREDVVRVAQNREPGVPLRQIAADFGISETCLQNWVRQAAIEVSARPGATKAEADEARALRKRVRLLEQENEVLRRAAAYFAQAHLPKMTYPLVRELAADGVPVAVTCRVLKLSRQPYYRWLANPVTAADLVEAYRADALFDAHRDDPEFGHRLLADEARDAGEPMADRTAWRIASRHGWWSAFGKRKARGNGKKAGPPVHDDLVQREFVADAPNRLWLTDITEHCTAEGKLYLCAVKDVFSNKIVGYSIDSRMKSRLVVNAVNNAAALRGDVAGCVVHSDRGSQFRSRKAIRALARHRMVGSMGRVGAAGDNAAMESFFSLLQKNVLDRRAWTTREELRIAIVTWIERTYHRRRRQPRLGRLTPVEYETIMTKNLALAA